The Actinomyces sp. oral taxon 414 genome has a segment encoding these proteins:
- a CDS encoding fumarate reductase/succinate dehydrogenase flavoprotein subunit, which yields MSASVPPAVGGLYDVGPDLDAHLPDCPPEQAWGRRRDEYRLVNPANRRKLTVIVVGAGLAGSGAAATLGRLGYRVECFSLHDAPRRAHSVAAQGGINAARARKVDGDSLARFVKDTVKGGDYRGREADVVRLGLESGRVIDHMEAIGAPFAREYGGQLATRSFGGVQVSRTYYTRGQTGQQLEIACAQALQEQIAAGTVHMHTRTEMLDLIVADSRAQGIVARDLLTGEVRAHTAHAVVLATGGYGSVYHYSTLAMASNATATWRAHRRGAAFASACMVQFHPTALPVSSHWQSKTTLMSESLRNDGRIWVPVRPGDDRPPNDIPEDERDYYLERKYPAFGNLTPRDVASRNAREQIVSGRGVGPLHNSVYLDFRDALERLGRETIASRYGNLFEMYLDATGEDPYEVPMRIAPGAHFTMGGLWVDFDQMSTIPGLFVGGEASNNYHGANRLGANSLLSASVDGWFVLPLAVPNYLAGLVGSRPLSPDAPQALAAVADTRKRIESLTAVGGTHRPVWFHRRLGEILYAGCGVSRSEAGLRRALEEVRELRAEFWADVKIVGGQERLNQELEKALRVADFLELAEVMVLDALDRRESAGAHFREEYATPGGEAKRNDGLWCSVSAWQTAPDGGHTRRSEPLGFSMVPMQVRDYR from the coding sequence ATGAGCGCGAGCGTGCCGCCCGCCGTCGGCGGCCTGTACGACGTCGGACCCGACCTGGACGCGCACCTGCCCGACTGCCCGCCCGAGCAGGCCTGGGGGCGGCGGCGCGACGAGTACCGCCTGGTCAACCCCGCCAACCGCCGCAAACTGACCGTCATCGTGGTGGGCGCGGGCCTGGCCGGCTCCGGGGCGGCCGCGACCCTGGGGCGACTGGGCTACCGGGTGGAGTGTTTCAGCCTGCACGATGCCCCGCGCCGCGCCCACTCGGTGGCCGCGCAGGGGGGCATTAACGCCGCCCGGGCCCGCAAGGTCGACGGCGACTCCCTGGCCAGGTTCGTCAAGGACACCGTCAAGGGCGGGGACTACCGGGGCCGGGAGGCCGACGTCGTGCGCCTGGGGCTGGAGTCCGGGCGGGTCATCGACCACATGGAGGCCATCGGGGCGCCCTTCGCCCGCGAGTACGGCGGCCAGCTCGCCACCCGGTCCTTCGGTGGGGTGCAGGTCTCGCGCACCTACTACACGCGCGGGCAGACCGGCCAGCAGCTGGAGATCGCCTGCGCCCAGGCCCTCCAGGAGCAGATCGCCGCCGGGACCGTCCACATGCACACCCGCACCGAGATGCTCGACCTCATTGTGGCCGACTCGCGCGCCCAGGGCATCGTCGCCCGGGACCTGCTCACCGGCGAGGTGCGCGCCCACACCGCCCACGCCGTCGTGCTGGCCACCGGCGGCTACGGCAGCGTCTACCACTACTCGACCCTGGCCATGGCCTCCAACGCCACCGCCACCTGGCGGGCCCACCGGCGCGGGGCCGCCTTCGCCTCCGCCTGCATGGTCCAGTTCCACCCCACGGCCCTGCCGGTGAGCTCCCACTGGCAGTCCAAGACCACGCTCATGAGCGAGTCCCTGCGCAACGACGGGCGCATCTGGGTGCCCGTGCGTCCCGGGGACGACCGCCCGCCCAACGACATCCCCGAAGACGAGCGCGACTACTACCTGGAGCGCAAGTATCCGGCCTTCGGCAATCTCACCCCGCGCGACGTCGCCTCGCGCAACGCCCGCGAGCAGATCGTCTCCGGCCGCGGCGTCGGGCCGCTGCATAACTCCGTCTACCTCGACTTCCGCGACGCCCTGGAGCGGCTGGGGCGGGAGACCATCGCCTCGCGCTACGGCAACCTGTTCGAGATGTACCTCGACGCCACCGGCGAGGACCCCTACGAGGTGCCCATGCGCATCGCCCCCGGCGCCCACTTCACCATGGGCGGGCTGTGGGTGGACTTCGACCAGATGTCCACCATCCCGGGGCTGTTCGTGGGCGGAGAGGCCTCCAACAACTACCACGGCGCCAACCGCCTGGGGGCGAACTCGCTGCTGAGCGCCAGCGTGGACGGCTGGTTCGTGCTGCCGCTGGCCGTGCCGAACTACCTGGCCGGGTTGGTGGGCTCCAGGCCCCTGAGCCCCGACGCCCCGCAGGCGCTGGCGGCCGTGGCCGACACCCGCAAGCGCATCGAGTCGCTGACGGCCGTGGGCGGGACCCACCGGCCCGTGTGGTTCCACCGCCGCCTGGGCGAGATCCTCTACGCCGGCTGCGGGGTCAGCCGCTCCGAGGCGGGGCTGCGCCGCGCCCTGGAGGAGGTGCGCGAGCTGCGCGCGGAGTTCTGGGCCGACGTCAAGATCGTCGGCGGCCAGGAGCGCCTCAACCAGGAGCTGGAGAAGGCGCTGCGGGTCGCCGACTTCCTGGAACTGGCGGAGGTCATGGTCCTCGACGCCCTGGACCGGCGCGAGTCCGCCGGCGCCCACTTCCGCGAGGAGTACGCCACGCCGGGCGGGGAGGCCAAGCGGAACGACGGCCTCTGGTGCTCCGTGTCGGCCTGGCAGACGGCGCCCGACGGCGGGCACACGCGCCGGTCCGAGCCGCTGGGGTTCTCGATGGTGCCGATGCAGGTGAGGGACTACCGATGA
- a CDS encoding histidine phosphatase family protein, with product MARTTIHLMRHGEVHNPEGVLYGRLPGYHLSDLGREMAAQVADVLSASGHDVVGVVTSPLERAVETGAPTAAAFGLRADADARLTEADNRFEGVPVNRNRWLLAHPRYWAYYLNPLRPSWGEPYADLVVRVSAAVRDARARFAGHEALLVSHQLPIWATRLWLEGRPLTHDPRRRQCSLASLTSLTFDDATLVGLSYWEPAGDLLRRAEDMVPGTSAAAEKVGRAGAGEAAPGRAGAGETGPGEATA from the coding sequence ATGGCGCGCACCACGATCCATCTCATGCGGCACGGCGAGGTCCACAACCCCGAGGGCGTCCTCTACGGTCGCCTGCCCGGCTACCACCTGTCCGACCTCGGCCGCGAGATGGCCGCCCAGGTCGCCGACGTCCTGTCCGCCTCCGGGCACGACGTCGTCGGCGTCGTCACCTCCCCCCTCGAGCGCGCCGTCGAGACCGGGGCCCCCACGGCCGCCGCCTTCGGCCTGCGGGCGGACGCCGACGCCAGGCTCACCGAGGCCGACAACCGCTTCGAGGGCGTGCCCGTCAACCGCAACCGCTGGCTGCTGGCCCACCCCAGGTACTGGGCGTACTACCTCAACCCCCTGCGCCCGAGCTGGGGGGAGCCCTACGCCGACCTCGTCGTGCGCGTGTCCGCCGCCGTGCGCGACGCCCGCGCGCGCTTCGCCGGGCACGAGGCGCTCCTCGTGTCCCACCAGCTGCCCATCTGGGCGACCCGCCTGTGGCTGGAGGGCCGCCCGCTCACCCACGACCCCCGGCGCCGCCAGTGCTCCCTGGCCTCGCTGACCTCGCTCACCTTCGACGACGCCACCCTCGTGGGCCTGTCCTACTGGGAGCCGGCCGGGGACCTGCTGCGCCGGGCCGAGGACATGGTCCCCGGGACCTCCGCCGCCGCCGAGAAGGTCGGGCGGGCCGGGGCGGGGGAGGCGGCGCCGGGTCGGGCCGGGGCGGGGGAGACCGGACCGGGGGAGGCCACGGCGTGA
- a CDS encoding succinate dehydrogenase cytochrome b subunit encodes MTTTSTAPRAPETTRPAGDALPARRRRRTPVWASYRVLKATMAVTGTIMALFVVVHMIGNLKVFMGPEAFNGYAAWLREVAYPLLPHEGLLWIMRMALGACIVLHVAAGIALWRRGRGARGAFRRRSLPARTIGARSMILTGALIGVFVLVHLLDLTIGRLVASESFQAPTTSGGELQVSAYHNLVASLSRPGMAVFYSLIMLALSLHLAQGLWNVVIDLGGTGPRLRRVCRALALAVALAIAVVNGLLPVLICTGVIGG; translated from the coding sequence ATGACGACGACGTCCACCGCCCCCCGGGCCCCCGAGACCACCCGCCCCGCCGGGGACGCGCTGCCTGCCCGGCGCAGGCGCCGCACCCCCGTGTGGGCCTCCTACCGCGTCCTGAAGGCGACCATGGCCGTCACGGGCACGATCATGGCCCTGTTCGTCGTGGTCCACATGATCGGCAATCTCAAGGTCTTCATGGGCCCAGAGGCCTTCAACGGCTACGCCGCCTGGCTGCGGGAAGTCGCCTACCCGCTCCTGCCGCACGAGGGCCTCCTGTGGATTATGCGCATGGCGCTGGGCGCGTGCATAGTGCTGCACGTGGCCGCGGGGATCGCGCTGTGGCGGCGCGGAAGGGGCGCGCGCGGGGCCTTCCGACGACGCTCCCTGCCCGCCCGCACCATTGGCGCCCGCTCTATGATCCTCACCGGCGCCCTCATCGGCGTCTTCGTCCTGGTCCACCTCCTCGACCTGACTATCGGCCGTCTCGTCGCCTCCGAGAGTTTCCAAGCGCCCACGACCTCGGGCGGCGAGCTGCAGGTCAGCGCCTACCACAACCTCGTGGCGAGCCTGTCGCGCCCGGGCATGGCGGTCTTCTACAGCCTGATCATGCTGGCGCTGTCCCTTCACCTGGCGCAGGGCCTGTGGAACGTGGTCATCGACCTGGGCGGCACCGGCCCGAGGCTGCGCAGGGTGTGCCGCGCCCTCGCCCTGGCCGTGGCCCTGGCCATCGCCGTCGTCAACGGCCTGCTGCCCGTACTCATCTGCACGGGGGTGATCGGAGGATGA
- a CDS encoding succinate dehydrogenase/fumarate reductase iron-sulfur subunit yields the protein MRVELEIWRQDGPRARGFFESHVVEDAEPQMSLLELLDRLNDQIIESGGEPVVFESDCREGVCGACGFLVNGVPHGPLDTTPACRQHLRAFPGVTHFRLEPWRSAAFPVIRDLAVDRTALDELIRAGGTVDVAAGTAPDADDVAQGHLQAERALDFAACIGCGACVAACPNGAAALFAGAKLAHLSLMPQGRHERGRRARAMTRALDEFFGPCSVYGECVPACPAGIPIEAIARLNREVLRAGLRGSTRDD from the coding sequence ATGAGAGTCGAGCTGGAGATCTGGCGGCAGGACGGGCCGCGGGCGCGGGGCTTCTTCGAGAGCCACGTGGTGGAGGACGCCGAGCCGCAGATGAGCCTGCTCGAGCTGCTCGACCGCCTCAACGACCAGATCATCGAATCCGGCGGCGAGCCGGTGGTCTTCGAGTCGGACTGCCGGGAGGGGGTGTGCGGGGCCTGCGGCTTCCTGGTCAACGGGGTGCCCCACGGGCCGCTGGACACGACCCCGGCCTGCCGCCAGCACCTGCGGGCCTTCCCCGGGGTGACGCACTTCCGGCTGGAGCCGTGGAGGTCGGCGGCCTTCCCGGTCATCCGGGACCTGGCGGTGGACCGCACGGCCCTGGACGAGCTCATCCGCGCCGGGGGGACCGTGGACGTGGCGGCGGGGACCGCCCCGGACGCCGACGACGTCGCCCAGGGGCACCTGCAGGCCGAGCGGGCGCTGGACTTCGCCGCCTGCATCGGCTGCGGGGCCTGCGTGGCGGCCTGCCCGAACGGGGCGGCGGCGCTGTTCGCGGGGGCGAAGCTGGCGCACCTGTCGCTCATGCCGCAGGGCCGTCACGAGCGGGGGCGGCGGGCCCGGGCGATGACGCGGGCGCTGGACGAGTTCTTCGGGCCGTGCTCGGTGTACGGCGAGTGCGTGCCGGCGTGCCCGGCGGGGATCCCGATCGAGGCGATCGCGCGGCTCAACCGGGAGGTGCTGCGCGCCGGGCTGCGCGGGTCGACCCGCGACGACTGA
- the dapD gene encoding 2,3,4,5-tetrahydropyridine-2,6-dicarboxylate N-succinyltransferase: MTTRSAWALGLATVTDDGNTLDVWYPRPILGDAPDDGDAELLARLTSMETKDAARGVHTSVVRTWADLDDAPQTVAGAYLRLHVLSHRLVEPNTVNLDGIFSRLPNVVWTSVGPCAAEDFETTRTRLRAALGRSVQVNSVDKFPRMTDYVLPSGVRIGNAAHVRLGAYLAEGTTVMHAGFVNYNAGTLGRSMVEGRISQGVVIGDGSDVGGGASTMGMLSGGGRQRVALGERCLLGANSGLGIPLGDDCVVEAGLYLTAGTKVSLLPSGGVIPGPHGLFKEPRVVSARELAGASNVLFRRNSQSGAVEALARGGKGIELNADLHGNQ; encoded by the coding sequence ATGACGACTCGTAGCGCATGGGCCCTCGGTCTGGCGACCGTGACCGACGACGGCAACACCCTCGATGTCTGGTACCCCCGGCCGATCCTGGGCGACGCGCCCGACGACGGCGACGCCGAACTGCTGGCGCGGCTGACCTCCATGGAAACCAAGGACGCGGCCCGCGGGGTGCACACGAGCGTGGTGCGCACCTGGGCGGACCTCGACGACGCCCCCCAGACGGTGGCGGGCGCCTACCTGCGCCTGCACGTCCTGTCCCACCGGCTGGTCGAGCCGAACACGGTCAACCTGGACGGGATCTTCTCCCGCCTGCCCAATGTGGTGTGGACCTCGGTCGGGCCCTGCGCCGCGGAGGACTTCGAGACCACACGCACGCGTCTGCGCGCCGCCCTGGGCCGCTCGGTCCAGGTCAATTCGGTGGACAAGTTCCCCCGCATGACCGACTACGTCCTGCCCTCGGGGGTGCGCATCGGCAATGCCGCGCACGTGCGCCTGGGCGCCTACCTGGCGGAGGGCACCACGGTCATGCACGCCGGCTTCGTCAACTACAACGCCGGCACGCTGGGGCGTTCCATGGTGGAGGGGCGGATCTCGCAGGGCGTGGTCATCGGGGACGGGTCCGACGTCGGCGGCGGCGCCTCGACGATGGGCATGCTCTCGGGTGGCGGGCGCCAGCGGGTCGCCCTGGGCGAGCGCTGCCTGCTGGGGGCCAACTCCGGCCTGGGGATCCCGCTGGGCGACGACTGCGTCGTCGAGGCGGGCCTGTACCTGACGGCCGGCACGAAGGTGTCCCTGCTGCCCTCGGGCGGCGTCATCCCCGGGCCGCACGGGCTGTTCAAGGAGCCGCGGGTCGTCTCGGCGCGCGAGCTGGCGGGCGCCTCGAACGTGCTCTTCCGCCGCAACTCGCAGTCGGGCGCCGTGGAGGCGCTGGCGCGCGGCGGCAAGGGCATCGAGCTCAACGCGGACCTGCACGGCAACCAGTGA